ACTGAGTGAAGCACCGGAGGTGCGAACGAAGGAATCATCTGGGGAGGATGTGGCTCAGGCGGTGCGGTTCTCATTTGTGACGTGTGAGCAGGACGCTTCTATGACTCACAACCTTCTACGGAACTACCACCGAAATTCAAGAAGTAACGCAACTACACTCAAATGTCGTTCTCGCGCTACCCTTCCCATTCCTCGAACGAGCGATAGATGCCTTTCGAGAGGTACCGCTCGCTCGAATCGGGGAAGATGGTCGCCACCGAGTCGTACGGAACGTCTATCTCACCGTCTCGAATTCGCTCGGCGACGTTGCGCGCCGCCACGCTCGCCGCGCCGGAACTCGACGCTACGAGGTGACCCTCTTCACTCGCCAGTCGCTTCAGTTCGTCGTGGGCGCGCCGGTCGGGGACCTGAATGATTTCGTCCACCAACTCCGGTTCGAACAGTTCGTTGGTGTCCGTGTCGTGGGTGCCGATGCCCTCGATTTTGTACTCGTCTTCTTCGGCGTCCGCGCCCTTCGTCGTGGAGTACAGCGACCCCTCGGGTTCGACCGCCACGACGTGCGTGTCGGGGTGTTGGTCGAGCGCGTACTTGGCGATGCCCATCAGCGTGCCTGCGGTGCCACACCCCGCGACGACTGCACCGACCTCCCCATCCAGCGCGTCGAAAATCTCCGGCCCGGTGGTCTCGTAGTGGGCTTCGACGTTCAGCGGATTCGAGAACTGTTGGGGGACGACCGCGCCGTCGATTTCCTCGGCGAGTTCGTGCGCCCGGTCGATTGCGCCGCCCATGCCGTCCTCGGTGGGCGTGTTGACGACGCGCGCGCCGAGTGCGTCCATGAGTTGCTGTTTCTCGACGCTGAATCGCTCGGGGACGACGAAGACGGCGTTCACGTCCAACTGTCCCGCGGCGATAGCGAAGCCGATGCCCGTGTTTCCGGCGGTCGGTTCGATGACCGTACCGCCGGGTTCGAGGTCCCCACGTTCGAGCAGTTGTTCGACGATGTACAGGCCGATGCGGTCCTTGACGCTCGCGCCGGGGTTGAACGACTCCAACTTCGCGTACACTGGCACCGCTTCGGGGGCCGACTGCACGCGGACGAGCGGCGTCTCCCCGACTGTGTCGAGGACCGACGAAAGCGGCGTCCCGTGGGCTGTCATATTCGGGGCAAATGTTGCGGGGTCGGTTAACGGTTGCTGTATCTCGAAGGAGAATCGAACCAGTCGTCGCCCAACTTAGTCGTCCGCCGCCGTCGCGTCCGATTCTTCGGCGTCCGACTCTTCGACTTCCGGCACTTCCACGTCCTCTACCACGTCGTCTACGTCGATGCCCTCCTCCTTGGCGAGTGCCTCGATGAGCGCACGTTGCTCGGCGTTCTCCGCTTCCAGTGCCTCGACGCGGTCGCTCGTCGTCTCCAGCGTGTCGCGCATCTCAGCGACCTGCTCGCGCAGTTCGTTGAGTTTCGCGTAGAGTTTCTCTGCGGTGTCGGCCAATTTCTGGACCTTCTTCGCGGTGCTGCCAAATCCCATGTTGAAAAGTTGTGTCGCCCGCTACGTCACTTTTCCGACTCGATTTCCGAGCCATGCCGTCGGCCTTTTTACCCGGACGCCCAGATGTATCACACATGACGCAGGAACTGGAGACGCGCGCGCCGACGCTCGGCATCGTCGCCGCAGTAGTCGTCCTCGCAGTGGTCGCCGTCCCGTACTTCTATCTCTCCGGGCCGAACGTGGCCGTCTACTACGGGTCGCCGACGCCGGTCCCGGTGCATCTCGTCGTCGGTCTGTTCGCCATGGTGTCGGTCATCGTCTTCGCCGCGGGGCGCAACGGTCGGACCGACCCACCGACAGCGGCAGGCGCGGCGGTCGTTTTGGGTGGGTTCATGGCCGTCCTCACGCTCTGGTGGGCACTCGCGGCGGGCGAACTCGTCGGTAGTTTCCCCGTCGAAGCGACGTTCGACTACCACCGATGGCTCCTTCTCGCGGCGACGCTACTGGTCGCGGCGAGCGGTGGGTGGTACGCGAACGAGGTGCTGTGACCGGCACAGTGACGTTCTATCACCGTGTAACAACCCCTTAATCTCCGTTCAGTAACTCCATAACAAAGCCCCGTACCGTCGTAGTACAGTCTGTGTCGAACCGAGACGCACGTCGCGACCAACCGAGGACCTCCTCGCCCACAGAACGCGAGTGGATGCTCCGCGACGACCGATTTCTCGACGGGGAGGACCGCGAGTACGTCGTCCGCGACTCGCGGCGGTGGCGCGACTACGTCTCGCCGCTCGTGTTCGGACTGCTCCTCGTTGTCCTCGTCGGCGACGCGCTGACCATCGGGATGAGCGTCGCGCTCGGCCAGCAGGTCAATCCAGTCGTTGCGGCCGTCGTCGCCGAAGTCGGACTCGCTGGACTCGTCCTTGTGAAAGGGTTCGCCGCGGCGATGCTCGTGCTGGTCCCCGGCGTGACGACGAACCTGCGCCAGACGATTCGCGTCGGCGGAGCAGTCTGTCTGTGTCTCGGCCTGTTCGTCCTCCTCTCGAACCTGCTCGTTCACTTTTTCGTCGTCTGATGGGTCTCGTTCACCGCCTCGTCTTCCCGCGATTCTGAGACGAAAGGTCCTTAAGTCCGAGGGGGATAGTATGAGGTGGACTAGGCCGGGCAGTTAGGCCCTGCTCGTCACCCGCCTATGGTCTTCAGCGGGGGCCGAAATCCGGAGGCGTCCGGTCAGACCGTACCGGGCCCCGGAAGCCGACACAGAAGCCTCGTCCTACGGGGACAGCGGTCTCCGACGGACGCTCGCAGGAGCGTTACAGTCGGAGTTTGCCGGTGGCAATCCGTCAGGCACGGAAGTGAGCAGCGGACCACTGGACAGCTGCCGCTCGTAGGGTTGCGGGGTGGAGGACGCGACCGGGATTCCCCAGTACGGAACGCCGGGCAAGTCCGACCGTCCACCCATTCATACCCTACAACCTTTTTATTGCGAGCGGTCGCTGTGGCGACCGCTCGATAAAAACGTTGATGAAAATCACTTCGTCACCGCCTCCAGCGAGCCGTAGGCTCGCTTCCGACGGTTCCTCGGACGCGCTCGCTCGGCGAGATTCCGAAGGAATCTCGAAGTGGAGCGGCGAATGCCGCGAAACGCGGCGCGCAGAGCGCGCCGCCTGCGCTCGCGGTGGGAACGCTGGTGCTAGCGTGGAAAGTGAAGATGCACGAAAGTGGAGTTTGTCCGGGGAGTCACTGCTTGAGTTGTTCGTCTACAATGTTCGATGCGTAAATCTATGCGAGGTGTGCTGTGGTCTCGTCAGTGACATCTTTGGCAACGAACGTCGTCGTTAGACCGCAGATGGCTCCAGTTGAGTGGCTGACTCCCGACCGAGTGATGAAATCGTGGAGCGTAACTATTGGACTGGCGTTCCTCGTCATCGGCCTCGCCAACCTCTGGCTCGGGCTCAGCTACGGCTCGGATTTCCTCCTGTTCGGCGTGGACGGATTCCTATTATCTGGCGCGTTCCAAATCGTTGCGGGGGCCTTCTTCTTGCTCAACGAGTACAAATTCCGCCCCGAAATCACCTCAGGAAAATCAGAGTGACGCTCAATCGTCGCTGGTCGCCTGTACCACGCCGTCCACGTTGCTCATCTCGATAGCGCCGCTGAGCGTGCGGTTCGGGAACGGGATGGTGATGTCTTCGGCGTCGAAGCGTTCCTTGACGTTCTGGACGTACGTGCCACGAATCTTCACGTAGTCGCTCCGAGAGGGGTCGGCTATCCAGATGCGCGATTTCAGGCCGACGAAGGAGTCGCCGAGTTCGGTCAGTCGGACGCTCGGTGCGGGGTCGTCCATGATTCCGGGATGGTTCTCGGCTTCCTCCACGATGATGTCGCGCGCTCGCCCGATGTCGTCGTCGTAGCTGATGCCGAACAGAAACTGGAGTCTGAGTTTCTGGTTGGCGACTGGGTTCTTGATGACGCTCTCGGTGAGTTGGGAGTTCGGCACCGTGAGCAGTTCGTTGTCGAAGGTTCGAACTCGCGTCACGCGCAGGCCGATGTCGTCCACGATGCCCTCGTACGTGCCGTTGTTCCACTCTATCCAGTCGCCGATGCGGAACGGCTTGTCGGTGTAGATGAACACACCCGAGACGAAGTTCTTGAGTACGTCCTGCATCGCGAAACCGATGGCGAGCGTGGCGGCCGCCGCGACAGTCGCAATCGAGGTCACGATGTTGCCGAACCCGGCGAGCGCGAACGCGACGCCGACGGCGGCGAAGCCGACGAGGATGTGGGTGACCTTCAGCAGGGGCTTGCGAGCGTGCTCGTCCATCTCCCTGCTGTAGAGGAACTTCCGGACGAGCGGCATGACTGCGATTCGTCCGAGCAGGTAGAGACCAGCGAACGCGACGACGAAGTAGATTGCTTGCGTCGCTATTTGGGAGTATTCGGGACCGAGAAATTCGAGAAACGGGAGCGGCTGGACGTCTGCCATGCCTTAGTGCAGGACCGCGGTGTTCCCGCGCGTCTCCACGAGGTCGGCGTCCACGCGCTCGGCGAGGTCCTCGGCCAGCTCTTCGGTCGTCGTTCCGCCGCGGGCCGCGCGCAAGAACTTCACCTTCACGAGTTCGCGGTCTTTCAGTTGGTCTGCCAGTTCGTCGGTGACGGAGCTGATTCCGGCCTTGCCGACCCAGACGGTCACGTCGAGGTCGTGGGCCTTCTTGCGTAGCTCTTGGTCAGTCATGCCCGATTCTGGGCGGTGAACGACCTTAAAAGGCTTGAAGTCCCGATTACCTCCTTCGAGGAGTCCGCCACCGGAACGCCAACAGTGTCGGAAGTGCGAACCCGAAGGCGTTGACGCTTCCGTGGCGCAGAATCATCTCGTTCAGCGTGAGCAGTTCGGGCGTCCCCGGATACGCCGAGTAGCCGTAGGCGAGCGCAAGCGCCATCGTCCAGACGATAGACAGCGCCGCAATCGAAAGCAAGACTCGTCGTCCGCGGCCGACTCGCGGGCCGACGCCGAAGAGGATGCAAAGTGCAAAAATCGCTACGGCCACCGTAAAGAAGGCGACGGCGACCACCTCGACCAGCGGCGAGAACGTGATGCCGACTGCGATGAGCGCGAGGTTGACGACGACCACGAGAGTCGTCGCGGCCATCGCGCGGCCGAGCAGCGTCTCACCGAAGTGACCCTGCTCGTCGGCGACGATTCGTCCTGCCATGCCAGCGACGAGCGGGAGGACGAAGCCCGCGTAGTGGTAGTGAACGACGGTCAGGAGGATGATTATCGGTTTGAAGTGGAACGTGACGTCGGCGGTGTGCAGAACGAGTGCGACGGCACCGACCGGCACGTACAGCAGTGCGGCGTCGGCGGCGAGTTCTGGGAGCGGCCCTGCTGTGACTCCACGTGAGAATAGACGGTGAACGCCGACGAGCGCGACACAGCCAGTGACGGCGAGCCACGGGAGCGCGAGTGCGACTGCCGACATCGTCCCGACTGGGAGCGCGAGCGCGCCGACGGCCGCGAGCGCGGCCGGAAGTTGTCCCGAGACGGCGAGGCGGTAAGCGAGCGGAGTTTGTTCGTACTGGAAGCCAGCCCCGACGATTCCGAGTCCGAGTGGAACGAGGACGAGGACGGCGAGCGAGACGAACAGTTCGGGTAACGAGAGCCACGCGAAACCAGACCAGACGGTCAGCACGGCGAGCGCAACCCAGACCAGTGTGCCTGTTATCCCACTCACGTCGGTCACTCTGATGCCAGTGATTCGCGGGTGCAGGTCGGCCGTCGCGTCAGTTGTCTCGCTGACGCGCTGCTCAATGTGGCTCCCAGTCATCGCCTTGCCCCTGGCAGTCGAACCTCGCGGAGCGTGGGGTCTGTCACGCGCTCGGCGTCTAGGCTCGCTTCCCCCCAACTGTTCTGGAAACTGCCTTGATAGCCGAAGACGTGGCCCGCGATGGGATTCGTCACTGCCGCGCCGACCCGAAAGCAGTCGGCGTAGTCGTCGTACCAGTCCCGCAGGGACGCCTCGGCGCTGAACAGGTCCGGAATCGGAACGTATCGCTCCCCGACGCGAAGCCACTGGTCGCCGAGTTCGAGCGCGAGACCACCGGACTCTACGGCGATGTGGAGGTCCGAGACGAGTCGGCCGTCGGTGCCGAGGAAATCGGTGATGCAGTCGCGCTCGGGGTTCCATCGCATCGTGTCGTCGAACCGCCGTACCGGGTCGGTCTCGAAGCGTCGGCGGAGGGTGAGTGCTTCGAATCCCCGAGCATCTGTAAACGCCTCTGACCGAATTTCGAAGGCGACGTTCTTGCCATCCTCGGGGAACAGGAGGTTTCGCGTGGTACCCAAGTAGAGTATCGGCAAGGCGAGCGCACCGCGAGTCAGCCGCGTCATCGTTCCGCGCCCGACTGCTGTGCGGTCGTCGTCGGCGACGAGGCCGTATCGCTCGCGGAGTTTTGGGTGGAGGTTGCTCCAGTCGTCGCCGACCGCGCGTTCGAAGAGACTGGTCACGGTCGGACCTCCCGGCGTACCGAAAGCCTTCGGCGTCCGGGATTCTTCTGACGCGCTGGCGTCTCTCGGTCTCTGCGCGCCGAACTGAACATATTTCAGACTATTCGTGACTGTCGTATCAGTGTATTGGCCTCCGTGCGTTCCGCGGCTGTGGGGCAACAAACACCGACGCCTGCTGTGACCCACACACTGAAGGTACCCCCGTAGAGAGTGACCAACATCTCGAATGCTCGAAGTAGACGACTTGCGAAAAGAGTACGGCGGGTTCACCGCCGTCGAAGGGAGTAGTTTCGCCGTCGAAGAGGGCGAAGTGTTCGGCGTCATCGGCCCGAATGGCGCGGGGAAGACGACGACCCTGAAGATGCTCGCCGGTCTCGTAGAACCGACCAGCGGCAGTGCTGAAGTCGCTGGCTACGACGCGCAAGACCCAGAGATGCGCACGCATCTGGGCTTCCTCCCCGAGGAGTCGCCGCTGTACGAAGACATGACGCCGCTCTCGTATCTCAAATTCTTCGCGGACCTCTACGACGTGCCCGCAGACACTGCCGAAGAGCGAATCCATCGCACCCTCGACCGACTCGAACTCGACCACCGCGAGCGACGACTCGGAGACATGTCGAAGGGGATGCGCCGGAAGGTCGCTATCGCGCGCTCGCTGGTCAACGACCCGGACGTGCTCATCTACGACGAACCGGCGAGCGGACTGGACCCCCTGACGACGAACTACATCATCGAGTTCACGCGTGACCTCGCCGAATCGGGCAAGACCATCATCTTCAGCGCGCACAACCTCTTCCACGTCGAGAGCATCTGCGACCGACTGGTCGTGATGAACGAGGGTCGAATCGTCGCGCGCGGGAGCGTCGAGGGAATCCGAGAGGAGTACGGTCAGACGACGTACCACGTGACGACGACGGTGGCAGTCGAAGGTGCCGAACCAGTGGAAGCTACCGAACCAGTCGAGGATGGGGAACCAGTTGAAAGCGAAGGAGACGAAGCAGACGACCACTACCGTCGGACCGTCCAGAGCATGGACGGCGTCGAGGAGACCCGCGAGTTGGCGACTGCCGCGGGCGGCGAAGTGGTCGATATCCAGACCGAGACCCCGAGCCTCGAAGACATCTTCCTCGAACTGGCCGAGGAGAAACCGGCGGTGGAGGGCCGACCGTGAAGCTACGGAAGACGCTCCGCATCGCCCGCTGGGAAGTCACCAAGAACAGCGGCCAAATCGACCGTCGGACGCTGGTCGCCGTCGGAGTCCTGCTCGCAATCGTGGCGGGACTCGTGCCCTTGGTCGCTAGTCAGGGCGTCACGCTGGACGACGGCATCTACAAAGTCGCGGTCTCCGAGGAGAGTCCGTACTACGACCCGGTCAGGGCCGACGGCACGTTCGTCGCCGTGGAACCGAGCGTGGACGCGCTCAGGTCCGACCAAGTCGATATCTTCGTCTGCCCAGAGCGGATGGGGAACTGTCCGCCCGGTCGCGTCAGTTGGGACGACGACCCGAAGGGCAGGGCCGCCCTCTCCGAGTTCCGCAAGACCGTCGAGTGGTACAACGACGAGTTGATGCGTCACGAAGCCGACGAGGCCGCGGCGTTCCCCGTGAACGTCAGTCTGCGTTACGTCGAACAGAACGCGAGCGCGTTCTCGGGTGCGAGCGGCGGTAGCGGCGCTGGCGACCCTTCGCAGGTCACGACCCGTACTCCGGGAGAGGGCGAGACCGGTCTGGGCGGTGGGTCGGGCGACGATGGAACCAACAACGGCGACGGCAGGCAAACGCAGTCCGGCACAGGAACTGGTGGCAATGGCGACAGCGAAAACCCGCCGCCGACGGTCGGTAGTGAGAGCGCGTCCATCTTCGGCGACGACAGCAAGTCGAACACGCCCTCTTCCATCTCGCCGCCGTTCCCCTTCGAGTCGCTCGTGCTGGCGTTCGCGTTCGTGTTGCCGATGAACTTCGTCATTCAGGCCTACGCGAGTAGCGTCATCGACGAGCGAATCAACGACCGCGGGGAACTCCTGCTGGTCTCGCCCGTCTCGCGTGGCGACATCATCGCTGGGAAGACCCTGCCGTACTTCGTGGGAATGGTCGGTATTGCGACTGTGACGGCGGTCGGCGTGACGATGCTGACGCCGGTTGCAGACGGCGGCGCGCTGGCGGTTGCCTCCACGGCGTTCCTCTCCGTCTCTGCCGTCGTCCCAATCGCGCTCGTCTTCCTCGCCTGCGCGTTCGTCGGTGCGATGTTCGCCCGGTCGTTCAAGGAACTCACCTTCGTCACGGTGTCGCTGTCGGTGTTCCTCACCGCCTACGCGTTCATCCCGGCGATTTTCACGGACGTCCATCCCATCGCGGCTATCTCGCCGCTGACGTTGGTCGTGCGCGCGCTCCGTGGGTCGGGCGTCCCGCTGGCAGAGTACGCCTTCTCGACGCTTCCGTTGTATCTCACGGCCGGGATGCTGTTCGCACTCGGTGCGGGCGTCTACCGCGAGGAGGACATGTTCACCCAGCGGCCGGTGCCGCTGAAGGCCCTCGACGCGCTCGACAGCCAGATTTCCGGGAAGTGGAGCGTGGCGAAACTCAGCGCGCTCTCGATTCCGTTCGTCCTCGTCGGCGAACTGCTCGCGGTGGCGTCCCTCTACGCACTCCCGGTCGAACTCTCGATTCCTCTCCTCTTGCTCGCCATCGCCCCCATCGAGGAAGTCGCCAAGAGCGCGCCCATCTACGCCGGGTTCGCTCACTCCCGGTTCGAGCGCTCGGGGAAGATGGTCCTCGTCCTCGGGTTCCTCAGCGGTCTGGGCTTCTTCCTCGGGGAGAAAGCCACTGCGGTCGTGCAAGTCGTCGGACTACAGGACCTCGATGTAGGGCGGGCAGCGTTCCTCTCTGGCACAGGTATCGGCGTCGAGACGTCGCCGCTCGTGTTGGCTGGTCTGCTGTTCGCGCCGCTCGCGTTGCACACCGTTACGACGACAGTCACCGCTTACGGCGCGAGCAAAGACAAGTACTGGTACGGAGTGGCGCTCGTCACCGCGACGCTGGTTCACGCGGCGTACAACCTAACGGTGGTGAACGCCCTTGGATAAGCGCCTGACCGTCGCGCGGCGGGAACTCGCCTCGCTCCGGAGCGAGAAGACAATCGTGCTGGCGATTCTCATCCAGTTGTTCATCGCGGCGTTCTCGTCGTTCCTCGCGGTCGGTCTGGTGTCGCTGTACGACCCCGGTTCGGTCTCCGGCGAGTTCGTCGTGGAGTTCGGCGTCACGGGCGAGGCAGGCGAGGACATCGAACCGGTCATCCTGCGCGAAGATGGCTGGCGAGCGGTCGAGTACGATACGAGGGAAAACGCGATGGCGGACTTCAGGCGGGGTGATGTCCACGCCGTCTTGGTGGTCGAGCGCGGGCCGAGGGGCCGCGCGCAGGTCGATGCTATCGCGCCGGACGGCAACATCCAGACGACGCTGATAGTGACGCAGTTGAAGGAAGTGCTAGACCAGTTCGAACAGCGCGAGCGCCAGCGACTCAGTTCCCGCCTCGACCGGCAACCCGTGAATCCAGTTCCCGACGCCGGTTCGAGTCCGTACTTCAGCTTCACGTACACGGTGCTGGTGCCCCTGCTCACGTTCCTGCCGGTGTTCCTCAGCGGGAGTACCACCGTGGACGCCATCACCGAGGAGTACGACCGGGGGACGCTCGAACTGCTTCGGGTGACGCCGCTGACGAGTACCGACATCGTGGACGGGAAGTTACTCGCGATGGGACTGCTCGCGCCGTTGCAGGCCGGGACGTGGCTCGTGTTGCTCTCGTTCCAAGGCACGACCGTCAGAAACCCGCTCGAAATCCTCCTGCTCGTGACGGCGTTCTCGATTGCCATCGTCGCGCTCGGCGCGTTGCTGGCGCTCCACCTGCGGGACCGCAAGCAAGCGCAGTTCCTCTTCTCGATGGGACTGCTGGTCGTGTTCAGCGCGACGTACCTCCTGCCGGAGTCGCCCGCGAACACGGTGGCGAAGTTGGCCATCGGCAGTCCGAGTTCGCTGACCCACGCGATGGTCGGTGTGTACGTCGGACTCTCACTAGTCGGCTACGCGGCGGTGCGAAAAGTAGTCGAAACCCGGGGGCTTCGCTCCTGAGTTTTATAGCGGGATTTTCCCATCGACGATACTCTCTGCGACCAGCGACATGTAATCGACGTACGGCTCTCGATTAGAGGCCGCTCCGGCCGCGACTTCGTGGCGGTGCAGGTCCGCCCAGACCGTCGCCAGCATGAACGCCGCGTGCGCTCTGTAGAATCGGTCGTTCTCGAACGAGATGCCCGTCGAGGCCTCGTAGCGGGCCACTAACTCCTGTCTGGTGGGACTGCCGGGCTTCGCCGTGAACGGAGCCATCCCGTGTTGGTTTCTGTCCTGCAACTGCTGGACGGCGTCGTCGTTCGGGTACTTCGCTTCGAGTTCGGCGAGCGAGAGCGTCGGGTCGCCGTCGTCGCGCCAGCGGAGCAACAGGTAGCCAAGTTCGGTCAGCGGGTCGCCGAGCATCGCAGTCTCCCAGTCGAGGACGCCGGTGATTTCGGGACTGTCTGTTCCGGCGAAGAGGACGTTCCCAGGTCTGAAATCGCCGTGGACGAGCGTGGTCTCCGGCTTCGAGGGGGCGTTGTCCTGTAGCCACTCGCCGACCGACCGAAGCCTCGGAATCTCGTGGCCCGTCACGCTCGTCGCCTCGTTGAGTCGCTCGGTGGCGCGGACGACCTGCTCACGTGGCGTTCGACGGTCGCAAATCGGTTCGAAGGGGTCGGTATCGAGCGAATGTATCTCGGCGAGCGTGTCTATCAGTTGCTCGGCGACGCTCCGGCGCGCATCCGCGACTCGAAATCGCTCGGGGAGGTCGGTCCCGAACGGAATCGTCTCGCCGTCGAGATAGATGGTGACGAAGAACTCGTCGCCGAGAATCGACTCGTCCTCGCAGAACAGCACCGGGACTTGTGCGTCTACCGGTGTCTCTTCGAGTCGCCGTAGCACGTCGTACTCCTGTCGCAACTCGTTGAACAACTCGGTGTCTCTCAACTTGAGCGGACTGTGCAAAATGTAGGCGTCCTCCTTTTCCTCGGTCGAAATAGCCAATATCAGATTGAGTTTGTCGCTGAGTAACTCCGTTTCGGTTACTTCGACGCCGAGTTCCGTAGAGAGATACGATTCGAGCGCGGCAGCGTCGGTGGGCGTAGTGGTCTCAGTCATGTCTCGACAGAACCGACCTCGTTCAAAAAAGGGCTCGGTGGTGTGGGAGACTGAGACACACGCAGGCGGTCAGCGTTCGTTCGAGGCGGCGACATTTCACGAGGAGAGAATATCCGACCGTCTGCCTGCGGTTTCTGCGCCGTGTGAAACGGAGCGGAACGATGTCGTTGGCGTCACGGGAGCGAACTATCCGATTTTTACTCGCCCTATAACTTTACACCCGAACCCACTACTGCAAGACGAGGTGTCACCGTATGTCCGATACGAACGAACGCGGGGACGCCCGTCATACCGACTCGCACAACGAGCCAACTGACGGTTCGAGACGCGAGGACGACTCGCGTGCGGTCCGTTCCGACGGCGGAACGGCACAGGGCCGCAACGGCCAGAACCGCGCGCAAGGTCAGCGGAACCGACAGGACGACCACGGTCCGGGCGACTGGTTCGCGCACGCCACGATTCAGTGGCTGCTCGCGCTGGTTGGCGTGGTCGTCGTGCTGTTCGGCCTCGGTCAGGCCGTCGGCGTGTCGCTGCTCGGGATGGTCGCCGACGCACTCGGCTCCCAGACCGGCCAGTGGCTGATGGTCGCGTTCCTCGGCCTGTTGGTCATCCTCGCCGCGGCGAAGATCGACTGGCGATAGGCGTTTCGCGTCAGTTCTGACGCGGCCACCTCACATTTTCGCGCAGTTTGTCGCCGAGCAGTCGTTACGTCTCCTGGAACGATTAGTAGCTACGTCTCCTCGATAGTGTCCAGCACTCGTTGGGAGAGTTCGACCTCCGAGAGTTCTCCATCTTCGTGGGCGAGGAGCCAGTCGCGCTCTGCGTGCCACGTGCCGCGCTTTCCCGTCTCCTCTCTGTCGATGTCGAACACGGTAGCTTCCACGTCTCGGGGTTCCCACTCCTCTTTCTGGGCGTCCAACAGCAGGTTCAGTACGCGGCCCATCTCGCGGTGCGGGACGCCGTCGCCGCCCGGCGTCGCAGTCTCGTACTCGATGCTGAGCGTCTCGTCGGTCACTTCGAAGTCGGTGACGTAGACGCCGTGACTCGTGAGACGCATCTCTAATCGCTCGTGCAGGTCAGCTTCGTCCATAGGTGTGGTTACAGCAAGAGGGGTCTTAGTAGCCGTTCCAATCCTGCGCCGTGACGCAAGCGCAGGTCACCGTCGGGTCCAGAACGTCGTCCACTTCCATGGATTCACCACATTCCGTACAGACGATGCTCGCGTCGTCTTCGTCGCGGTAGTATCGGAGCGCGTGCGCGCCGATAACCGCCCCAGCCGCGAGTCCGACCGCTCCTGCCAGTGCCTTGTCAAACAGTGCCGTGTCGCGTGCCATGCAGGCCGCAGGTTGGTCCAGTAACTTAAACCCACTGACGGAGAGAAACCAAC
The sequence above is a segment of the Halorussus halophilus genome. Coding sequences within it:
- a CDS encoding DUF5798 family protein codes for the protein MGFGSTAKKVQKLADTAEKLYAKLNELREQVAEMRDTLETTSDRVEALEAENAEQRALIEALAKEEGIDVDDVVEDVEVPEVEESDAEESDATAADD
- a CDS encoding PLP-dependent cysteine synthase family protein, with amino-acid sequence MTAHGTPLSSVLDTVGETPLVRVQSAPEAVPVYAKLESFNPGASVKDRIGLYIVEQLLERGDLEPGGTVIEPTAGNTGIGFAIAAGQLDVNAVFVVPERFSVEKQQLMDALGARVVNTPTEDGMGGAIDRAHELAEEIDGAVVPQQFSNPLNVEAHYETTGPEIFDALDGEVGAVVAGCGTAGTLMGIAKYALDQHPDTHVVAVEPEGSLYSTTKGADAEEDEYKIEGIGTHDTDTNELFEPELVDEIIQVPDRRAHDELKRLASEEGHLVASSSGAASVAARNVAERIRDGEIDVPYDSVATIFPDSSERYLSKGIYRSFEEWEG
- a CDS encoding DUF4166 domain-containing protein; its protein translation is MTSLFERAVGDDWSNLHPKLRERYGLVADDDRTAVGRGTMTRLTRGALALPILYLGTTRNLLFPEDGKNVAFEIRSEAFTDARGFEALTLRRRFETDPVRRFDDTMRWNPERDCITDFLGTDGRLVSDLHIAVESGGLALELGDQWLRVGERYVPIPDLFSAEASLRDWYDDYADCFRVGAAVTNPIAGHVFGYQGSFQNSWGEASLDAERVTDPTLREVRLPGARR
- a CDS encoding YndJ family protein — translated: MTGSHIEQRVSETTDATADLHPRITGIRVTDVSGITGTLVWVALAVLTVWSGFAWLSLPELFVSLAVLVLVPLGLGIVGAGFQYEQTPLAYRLAVSGQLPAALAAVGALALPVGTMSAVALALPWLAVTGCVALVGVHRLFSRGVTAGPLPELAADAALLYVPVGAVALVLHTADVTFHFKPIIILLTVVHYHYAGFVLPLVAGMAGRIVADEQGHFGETLLGRAMAATTLVVVVNLALIAVGITFSPLVEVVAVAFFTVAVAIFALCILFGVGPRVGRGRRVLLSIAALSIVWTMALALAYGYSAYPGTPELLTLNEMILRHGSVNAFGFALPTLLAFRWRTPRRR
- a CDS encoding mechanosensitive ion channel family protein; translated protein: MADVQPLPFLEFLGPEYSQIATQAIYFVVAFAGLYLLGRIAVMPLVRKFLYSREMDEHARKPLLKVTHILVGFAAVGVAFALAGFGNIVTSIATVAAAATLAIGFAMQDVLKNFVSGVFIYTDKPFRIGDWIEWNNGTYEGIVDDIGLRVTRVRTFDNELLTVPNSQLTESVIKNPVANQKLRLQFLFGISYDDDIGRARDIIVEEAENHPGIMDDPAPSVRLTELGDSFVGLKSRIWIADPSRSDYVKIRGTYVQNVKERFDAEDITIPFPNRTLSGAIEMSNVDGVVQATSDD
- a CDS encoding YhbY family RNA-binding protein; this encodes MTDQELRKKAHDLDVTVWVGKAGISSVTDELADQLKDRELVKVKFLRAARGGTTTEELAEDLAERVDADLVETRGNTAVLH
- a CDS encoding DUF7548 family protein, with amino-acid sequence MTQELETRAPTLGIVAAVVVLAVVAVPYFYLSGPNVAVYYGSPTPVPVHLVVGLFAMVSVIVFAAGRNGRTDPPTAAGAAVVLGGFMAVLTLWWALAAGELVGSFPVEATFDYHRWLLLAATLLVAASGGWYANEVL
- a CDS encoding ABC transporter ATP-binding protein gives rise to the protein MLEVDDLRKEYGGFTAVEGSSFAVEEGEVFGVIGPNGAGKTTTLKMLAGLVEPTSGSAEVAGYDAQDPEMRTHLGFLPEESPLYEDMTPLSYLKFFADLYDVPADTAEERIHRTLDRLELDHRERRLGDMSKGMRRKVAIARSLVNDPDVLIYDEPASGLDPLTTNYIIEFTRDLAESGKTIIFSAHNLFHVESICDRLVVMNEGRIVARGSVEGIREEYGQTTYHVTTTVAVEGAEPVEATEPVEDGEPVESEGDEADDHYRRTVQSMDGVEETRELATAAGGEVVDIQTETPSLEDIFLELAEEKPAVEGRP